The following nucleotide sequence is from Azoarcus sp. CIB.
AACTCGCGCAGCCAATCTTCGCCGATGCGTACGCCGAGAACCGCGCCACCGGCGCCTTCATCATCATCGACGAGAGCACCAACAACACCGTCGGCGCAGGCATGATCGGCTGAACGGCGCGCCCTCAGGTCCGAGCACGCGCACCCCGACCGTCCCTACGACGGCCGGGGTGCAAGCGCTTTTCCCTTTCCGGGCCCGCCTGTGGGAAAATCCCGCCTTGCCGATTTGTCCGCTGGCCGGCACAGCAACGCAATGTAGAAGACACATATGAAATGTCTCGATGATTTCCGCCTGCGGTTCGGGAGCAGGGAATACGTACCGATCATGATTGGCGGGATGGGCGTAGACATCTCGACGTCGGACCTCTCGCTCGAGGCCGCGCGCCTCGGCGGCATAGGGCATATCTCCGACGCCATGCTGCCGACCGTCAGCGACCGTCGCTACGACACCAAGTACGTGCGCAACAAGCTCAAGCAGTACAAGTACAACGTCGCCAACACCGACAAGTCGGACGTGCAGTTCGACCTCGGGCTGGTCGCCGAGGCGACCCAGACCCACGTACGCCGCACGATGGAGCGCAAGCGCGGTGACGGGCTGATCTTCATCAACTGCATGGAAAAGCTCACGATGAACGGGCCGAAGGAGACGCTGCGCGTGCGCCTTCGTACCGCGATGGATGCCGGCATCGACGGCATCACGCTCGCCGCCGGTCTGCACCTGGGCTCCTTCGGCCTGATCGAGGACCACCCGCGCTTCCGCGACGTCAAGCTCGGCATCATCGTCTCCTCGCTGCGCGCACTCGTACTCTTCCTGCGCAAGTCGGCACGCACCAACCGCCTGCCCGACTACGTCGTCGTCGAAGGCCCCCTTGCCGGCGGCCACCTCGGCTTCGGTATGGACTGGTCCGCGTACGACCTGCACACCATCGTCGCCGAAATCCGCGACTACCTGATCGCCGAAAAGCTCGACATCCCGCTAATCCCGGCCGGCGGCATCTTCACCGGCAGCGACGGCGTGTCCTTCCTCGAAACCGGCGCCGCCGCGATACAGGTCGCCACCCGCTTCACCGTGTCGCACGAATGCGGACTGCCGCCAGACGTGCAGCAGCATTATTTCGACGCCAACGAAGACGACATCGAGGTCAACAACACCTCGCCCACCGGCTATCCGATGCGCATGCTGAAAAGCAGCCCGTCGATCGGCTCCGGCATCCGCCCGAACTGCGAAGCCTACGGCTACCTGCTCGACGGCAACGGCAACTGCGCCTACATCAACGCGTACAACCGCGAACTCGAGCTGCACCCGGACGCCAAGCGGCTCAAGGTGATGGACAAGACCTGCCTGTGCACGCACATGCGCAACTTCGACTGCTGGACCTGTGGCCACTACACCTACCGGCTCAAGGACACCTCGCACCGGCGCGCCGACGGCACCTACCAGATCCTGTCCGCCGAGCACATCTTCCACGACTACCAGTACAGCAAGGACAACAAGATCGCGCTGCCTGCGGTCGAAGCCTGCGAACCGGCCAAGTCGGCCTGATACCCGGCCGGCGCAAGCCGGTCGTGCGTGCGAAGGGCGTGCCCGCCACTCCGGCGGCCACGCCCTTCTTGCATCCGCGCCTCCCGACGGTCGCCGGTAGGGGAACGCTCTCGACCGCGCTGCACTCATACGATCGGATGCTTCGTGCATGCCGCACACCGGATGCATTCCGGCGCCAGGAATGCGTATGCGCAGAACGATTTGGGCGCTGCTCGCGCTCGCCCTGCTGATCCTCGGCTTCCTGCTGCACAACCGCCCGGCCGCCGCCCCGCCGACCGGGGAGGTCGTCGTGTTGCGCATCGACGGCGTGATCGGGCCAGCGACCGCCGATTTCTTCGCACGCGAACTTGCCCGCGCGCGTGCGCGACAGGCCGGACTGGTCGTGCTCGCAATGGACACGCCGGGCGGACTCGACACCTCGATGCGCGCCATCATCAAGGACATCCTCGCCGCCCCGATCCCCGTCGCCACCTGGGTCGGCCCCGAAGGCGCGCGTGCCGCGAGCGCCGGCACCTACATCCTGTACGCCAGCCACATCGCGGCGATGGCGCCCGCCACCAACCTCGGTGCCGCCACGCCGGTGGCGATCGGGATGCCCGGCGGCAAGCCGGAAGACGACGCTGCGCGCAAGGAGAAGACGGACGACAACGCCAAGGACAAGGACGGCAAGGCCGCCGGGAGCGCCGCAGGCACCGGCGATGCCATGATGGAAAAGGTCCGCAACGACGCCGCCGCCTACCTGCGCAGCCTCGCGCAACTGCGCGGGCGCAGCGGCGACTTCGCCGAGCGCGCGGTGCGCGAGGCCGCCAGCCTGTCCGCGGACGAGGCGCTCGCCGCGGGCGTCATCGACCTGATCGCCGCCAACCTTCCCGAACTGATGGCGAAGCTCGACGGCCGCGAGGTGAAACTCGATGGCGGGCGCACGCAGCGCCTGTCGACCGCCACCGCGACGATCACCGAAATCGCGCCCGACTGGCGTGTGCGCGTGCTCGCCCTGCTGTCCAATCCCCAGCTCGCGCTGGTGCTGATGATGATCGGCGTCTATGCGCTGTTCTTCGAATTCACCAGCCCCGGCTTCGGCGTGCCAGGCGTCGCCGGCGCGATCTGCCTGCTGATCGCGCTGTACGCCTTCCAGCTCCTGCCGGTGAACTGGGCCGGCGTCGCGCTGGTCGCCCTCGGCGCCATCCTGATGCTCGCGGAAGCCTTCCTGCCGAGCTTCGGCGCACTCGGCGTCGGCGGCATCGTCGCCTTCGTCGTCGGCGGACTGTTCCTCATGGATACCGAGGCCCCCGGCTTCGGCATTCCCCTGCCCTTCCTGGTCGGGCTCGCAGTCGCGAGCGCGCTGACGATCGCGGCCGTCGGCAGCTTCGCCGCCCGCACACGCCAACGCCCCGTCGTCAGCGGCCGCGAGCAGATGATCGGCATGCTCGCAACGGTCAGCACCGTCACCCCGGAAGGCGCACGGGCCCTCGTCCAGGGCGAATCCTGGCGCGTGCTCAGCACTGCGCCCCTCGCGCCCGGGGATCGCGTACGCATCACCGCCCTCGACGGGCTCACCCTGCACGTCGAGCCGCTCACCCCCGATCCGGCCAATCGCCGCGAAGGAATCCCGCCATGATCTTCGATCTCAACCTGGGCCTCGGCACGATCCTCCTCCTGCTCGTTGCGCTCGCTGCGAGTTCGCTGCGCATCCTGCGCGAATACGAACGCGGCGTCGTGTTCATGCTCGGCCGCTTCTGGAAGGTCAAGGGCCCGGGCCTCGTCATCGTGATCCCGGGCATCCAGCAGATGGTCAAGGTCGACCTGCGCGTCGTCACGCTCGACGTGCCGAGCCAGGACGTGATCTCGCGCGACAACGTCTCCGTGAAGGTCAATGCGATCATCTTCTTCCGCGTCATCGACCCGCAGAAGGCGATCATCCAGGTCGAGAACTACCTCGTCGCCACCAGCCAGCTCGCGCAGACGACGCTGCGCGCGGTGCTCGGCAAGCACGAACTCGACGAGATGCTGGCCGAACGCGAGCGCCTCAACCTCGACGTACAGCAGATCCTCGACGCACAGACCGACGGCTGGGGCATCAAGGTCGCGAACGTCGAAATCAAGCACATCGACCTCAACGAGAACATGATCCGCGCGATCGCCCGCCAGGCCGAGGCGGAACGCGAACGGCGCGCCAAGGTGATCCATGCGGAAGGCGAAAAACAGGCCGCGGAGAGCCTCATGAACGCGGCCGAAATGCTCTCGCGCCAGCCCGCCGCGATGCAGCTGCGCTACCTGCAGACCCTCACCCAGATCGCCGGCGACAAGGCCTCGACGATCGTCTTTCCCGTTCCGGTCGACCTGCTGAAAGGGCTGCTCGACGGACTCTCCCACCCGCCCCGGACCTGAGCCCGGCGCGCCGCGCTCATTGCTCCGCGAAGGCGACCGTCACCCGCTTGTTGCGCTTGCCTTCAGAGCGGATGCGCACGACCTTCAGCGGCCCGACTTCGCCGGTGCGTCGCAGGTGGGTGCCGCCGCAGGGCTGCAGATCGACGCCGGGAATGTGAATCGTGCGCACGCTGCCCTGGCCGCGCGGCGGCTGCACGGACATCGTCTTCACCAGCCCGGGATTCGCATCCAGCTCCGCCTCGCTGATCTCGCCCGCCTCGACCGGCGAAT
It contains:
- a CDS encoding nitronate monooxygenase: MKCLDDFRLRFGSREYVPIMIGGMGVDISTSDLSLEAARLGGIGHISDAMLPTVSDRRYDTKYVRNKLKQYKYNVANTDKSDVQFDLGLVAEATQTHVRRTMERKRGDGLIFINCMEKLTMNGPKETLRVRLRTAMDAGIDGITLAAGLHLGSFGLIEDHPRFRDVKLGIIVSSLRALVLFLRKSARTNRLPDYVVVEGPLAGGHLGFGMDWSAYDLHTIVAEIRDYLIAEKLDIPLIPAGGIFTGSDGVSFLETGAAAIQVATRFTVSHECGLPPDVQQHYFDANEDDIEVNNTSPTGYPMRMLKSSPSIGSGIRPNCEAYGYLLDGNGNCAYINAYNRELELHPDAKRLKVMDKTCLCTHMRNFDCWTCGHYTYRLKDTSHRRADGTYQILSAEHIFHDYQYSKDNKIALPAVEACEPAKSA
- a CDS encoding nodulation protein NfeD, which encodes MRRTIWALLALALLILGFLLHNRPAAAPPTGEVVVLRIDGVIGPATADFFARELARARARQAGLVVLAMDTPGGLDTSMRAIIKDILAAPIPVATWVGPEGARAASAGTYILYASHIAAMAPATNLGAATPVAIGMPGGKPEDDAARKEKTDDNAKDKDGKAAGSAAGTGDAMMEKVRNDAAAYLRSLAQLRGRSGDFAERAVREAASLSADEALAAGVIDLIAANLPELMAKLDGREVKLDGGRTQRLSTATATITEIAPDWRVRVLALLSNPQLALVLMMIGVYALFFEFTSPGFGVPGVAGAICLLIALYAFQLLPVNWAGVALVALGAILMLAEAFLPSFGALGVGGIVAFVVGGLFLMDTEAPGFGIPLPFLVGLAVASALTIAAVGSFAARTRQRPVVSGREQMIGMLATVSTVTPEGARALVQGESWRVLSTAPLAPGDRVRITALDGLTLHVEPLTPDPANRREGIPP
- a CDS encoding slipin family protein, with product MIFDLNLGLGTILLLLVALAASSLRILREYERGVVFMLGRFWKVKGPGLVIVIPGIQQMVKVDLRVVTLDVPSQDVISRDNVSVKVNAIIFFRVIDPQKAIIQVENYLVATSQLAQTTLRAVLGKHELDEMLAERERLNLDVQQILDAQTDGWGIKVANVEIKHIDLNENMIRAIARQAEAERERRAKVIHAEGEKQAAESLMNAAEMLSRQPAAMQLRYLQTLTQIAGDKASTIVFPVPVDLLKGLLDGLSHPPRT